Genomic window (Mycoplasmopsis citelli):
ATTTATCCGGAGGGCAAAAACGTAGAGTTGCTTTAGCAGGTATTTTAGCTTTAGAACCACAATTTTTAGTAGTAGATGAACCTACTGCTGGTTTAGATCCTGTAGGAGTAGTGGAAATACTTGATATTTTAAGTAACTTAAATAAGCAAGGAACTACAATTGTAAATGTCACTCATGAACTTGATCATGTTTTAGAAAGAGCTCAAAGAACTATTGTGTTTAAAGATGGATTAATTTGCAAAGATGGAACTCCATATGAGATTTTAAATGACATTAAATTTTTAAAAGAAAATAATCTTCAACCACCTAAATTACTTGATTTTGTGCATAAATTAAGAAATCAAGGACTTAATGTTCCTCCTGTAAGATCAATTGAAGAATTAGCTAATTGGATTAATTCTCAAGGAGATAAATAATGAAAAGTGTTTTTGGAAGATATATTCCTAGAAAAGGATTTTTTTATAACCTTGATCCTCGTTTAAAAATTTTAGTTGTGGTATTTTATGTTGTTTTTGCTTTTATGTCAAAATACTACATTGATAGTTTAATTTTACTTATTCCTCTTTTAGTGGTTTATTTTACAGTAGTAAAGAAAGTTAAATCAGTCTTTCGAATGGCTAAATTCCCAATTGTTATGGCTATTATTATTTTCTTAATTAATTTATTAACTATTAAGTACACAGATGTAAAACAAACAATTTTAGATAATGAAAAAATCGATCAAATCGCAAAAGATATTTGAGGGATAACATACCCACAAGGAGATCATACTTTTGTTGTTAGTATGCTTGCTTTAAATCGAAGTATTGCACTATTTTTAAGAGTTTTTACAATGATTTTAGCTACTACTTTATTAACTAATACTACTCGTCCTATTTTACTTACTAAAGCTATTGAAGATTTAATGTTCCC
Coding sequences:
- a CDS encoding energy-coupling factor transporter transmembrane component T family protein, producing MKSVFGRYIPRKGFFYNLDPRLKILVVVFYVVFAFMSKYYIDSLILLIPLLVVYFTVVKKVKSVFRMAKFPIVMAIIIFLINLLTIKYTDVKQTILDNEKIDQIAKDIWGITYPQGDHTFVVSMLALNRSIALFLRVFTMILATTLLTNTTRPILLTKAIEDLMFPLKLLFIPTQIIAMIISIALRFIPTLLDESQRIMKAQSSRGIDFKNGNMKDKAVAFSTLIIPLFVSSFAKADDLSDAMQTRGYEPYSKRTKYRQLKLTWRDLLVTLSLIGLGVFIAYNTYVDHTYLPSIWTSLLAIY